The following proteins are encoded in a genomic region of Streptomyces sp. SLBN-31:
- a CDS encoding STAS domain-containing protein, giving the protein MTLPQLNIYRHDRGTRALITLAGEINPVTAPQVRTALERCLNDGITTIDVDLTTVSLCDTSGLRVFLDASRHAAETHTSLQLHYPSPQTARLLADTGSDRVLL; this is encoded by the coding sequence ATGACTCTTCCCCAGCTGAACATCTACCGGCACGACCGGGGCACGCGAGCACTGATCACCCTGGCCGGCGAGATCAACCCGGTCACCGCGCCCCAGGTACGGACCGCCCTGGAGCGGTGCCTGAATGACGGCATCACCACCATCGACGTCGACCTGACCACCGTCAGCCTCTGCGACACCAGCGGCCTGCGCGTCTTCCTCGACGCGTCGCGGCACGCCGCCGAGACCCACACGTCCCTGCAACTGCACTACCCGTCCCCGCAGACCGCACGACTCCTCGCGGACACCGGCTCCGATCGAGTGCTCCTCTGA
- a CDS encoding bifunctional 4-hydroxy-2-oxoglutarate aldolase/2-dehydro-3-deoxy-phosphogluconate aldolase, with protein MTTDLTTVLAGARLLPVLTVPSTATAGPLADALAAGGARCAEVTFRTPDAERVLKTMAAHGGLTVGAGTVLTPEQAERAVAAGARFVVSPGYDEEVIAKCRELGVPVVPGIATATELMRALKAGFDTVKLFPAEPLGGSRALRALAAPFPGVRFVPTGGIDASRLPAYLADRAVLAVGGSWMATAAHLERGDYPEIRRLTADAVDRSTT; from the coding sequence ATGACCACCGACCTGACCACCGTCCTGGCCGGAGCCCGACTCCTGCCGGTCCTGACCGTGCCGTCCACCGCGACCGCCGGCCCACTGGCCGACGCGCTCGCGGCGGGTGGCGCCCGGTGCGCCGAGGTCACCTTCCGCACCCCGGACGCCGAGCGGGTGCTCAAAACGATGGCGGCCCACGGCGGCCTGACTGTCGGTGCGGGCACGGTCCTCACGCCCGAGCAGGCGGAACGAGCGGTGGCGGCCGGAGCCCGCTTCGTCGTTTCTCCGGGCTACGACGAGGAAGTCATCGCCAAGTGCCGGGAGCTGGGCGTGCCCGTGGTGCCCGGTATCGCCACCGCCACCGAGCTGATGCGGGCCCTCAAAGCGGGCTTCGACACCGTCAAGCTCTTCCCCGCCGAGCCGCTCGGCGGCTCGCGTGCGCTCCGCGCGCTCGCAGCGCCGTTCCCGGGAGTGCGCTTCGTGCCCACCGGCGGGATCGACGCCTCCCGTCTGCCCGCCTACCTGGCCGATCGGGCGGTCCTCGCGGTGGGCGGCAGCTGGATGGCCACCGCTGCCCATCTGGAGCGGGGGGACTATCCGGAGATCCGCCGACTGACGGCCGACGCCGTGGACAGGAGCACGACGTGA
- a CDS encoding sugar kinase — MIDVVALGEVMLRFDPGEGRIRTARTFQVWEGGGEYNVVRGLRRCFGWRTAVVTALADNAVGRLVEDLILQGGVDTSLIRWTPDDGIGRIARNGLNFVERGYGIRGALGVSDRAHTAVSQLRKGDVDWDAVFSAGVRWFHTGGIFAGLSDTTVDVADEAMAAARRHGVTVSYDPNYRTSLWAGRGGPERAREVDLRLARHADVIVGALGLAGTYPGQTRIRDGEVADALAELAVLLPDAKVLATTLRGVPSAGVNDWSSAAWSAETGFITGPRMPGLQVLDRIGSGDAFAAGLIHGLLDDAGLERALAYGTAHGALAMTTPGDVSMASLAEVEALITGGSAHVRR; from the coding sequence GTGATCGACGTGGTGGCCCTCGGCGAGGTGATGCTGCGCTTCGACCCGGGCGAGGGACGGATCCGCACCGCCCGCACGTTCCAGGTGTGGGAGGGCGGCGGCGAGTACAACGTGGTCCGCGGGCTGCGGCGCTGCTTCGGGTGGCGGACGGCCGTCGTGACCGCTCTCGCCGACAACGCGGTGGGCCGACTCGTGGAGGACCTGATCCTCCAGGGCGGCGTCGACACCTCGCTGATCCGCTGGACACCGGACGACGGGATCGGCCGCATCGCCCGCAACGGTCTCAACTTCGTCGAACGCGGCTACGGCATCCGCGGCGCGCTGGGTGTCAGCGACCGCGCCCACACCGCCGTCTCGCAGTTGCGCAAGGGTGACGTGGACTGGGACGCGGTGTTCTCGGCCGGCGTGCGCTGGTTCCACACCGGCGGCATCTTCGCGGGTCTGTCCGACACCACGGTCGACGTCGCCGACGAGGCGATGGCGGCCGCGCGCCGCCACGGCGTCACTGTCTCCTACGACCCCAACTACCGCACCAGCCTCTGGGCCGGCCGCGGCGGGCCGGAGCGGGCCCGCGAGGTCGACCTGCGCCTCGCCCGGCACGCCGACGTCATCGTGGGCGCTCTGGGCCTGGCCGGGACCTACCCGGGACAGACGCGCATCAGGGACGGCGAAGTAGCCGATGCCCTCGCCGAGTTGGCCGTCCTGCTGCCCGATGCGAAAGTACTGGCGACGACGCTGCGCGGCGTACCGTCGGCCGGCGTCAACGACTGGTCCTCGGCCGCCTGGTCCGCCGAAACCGGCTTCATCACCGGCCCCCGAATGCCCGGCCTGCAGGTCCTGGACCGGATCGGCTCCGGCGACGCCTTCGCCGCCGGCCTGATTCACGGACTGCTGGACGACGCCGGCCTGGAGCGCGCCCTGGCCTACGGCACCGCCCACGGCGCGCTCGCCATGACGACGCCCGGAGACGTCTCCATGGCCTCGCTCGCCGAGGTCGAAGCACTCATCACCGGCGGGTCGGCCCACGTCAGACGCTGA
- a CDS encoding HD domain-containing protein, which produces MSLAQTADAIGSITWTERTCGVLTRREQRALARPLVRGELAIVTGRIAMALRLHSGGRQAIDPVRLLPPDSAMAKDAETAARDLLSPALLNHSRRTYAWGSAIAALDGIEFDRELLYVAAMFHDTGLATHVPEVDFTIRRAALARTFTDDHGLAAPERETVANAIALPHTPGVGIDSGAEAFLLSAGAAVDVFGLRSDRVPDATRKQVVSDFPRTGFKREFARAWREEAKQVPHGRAWYLHRFAFSDITIRLAPFRG; this is translated from the coding sequence ATGAGCCTGGCGCAGACCGCAGACGCGATCGGCTCGATCACATGGACCGAGCGCACCTGCGGCGTCCTGACCCGTCGCGAGCAGCGCGCCCTCGCACGGCCTCTGGTCCGAGGAGAACTCGCCATCGTGACCGGTCGGATCGCCATGGCGCTCCGGCTGCACTCAGGTGGTCGGCAAGCCATCGACCCGGTGCGGCTCCTTCCGCCGGACTCGGCGATGGCCAAAGACGCAGAGACCGCCGCGCGCGACCTCTTGAGCCCTGCCTTGCTTAACCATTCCCGGCGGACCTACGCCTGGGGTTCGGCTATCGCTGCGCTGGACGGCATCGAGTTCGACCGTGAGCTCCTCTACGTCGCCGCGATGTTTCATGACACCGGGCTCGCGACCCACGTACCCGAGGTCGACTTCACCATTAGACGCGCCGCCCTCGCCCGCACGTTCACTGACGACCACGGTCTCGCGGCCCCGGAGCGCGAGACCGTCGCGAACGCGATCGCCCTGCCCCACACCCCCGGCGTCGGGATCGACTCCGGAGCCGAGGCGTTCCTGCTGTCGGCCGGCGCAGCTGTGGACGTGTTCGGCCTGCGCAGCGACCGCGTTCCCGACGCAACCCGCAAGCAGGTCGTCTCGGACTTCCCACGGACGGGGTTCAAGCGGGAGTTCGCCCGGGCGTGGCGCGAGGAGGCGAAGCAGGTTCCGCACGGCCGGGCGTGGTACCTCCACCGCTTCGCTTTCAGCGACATCACGATTCGGCTCGCGCCGTTCCGTGGCTGA
- a CDS encoding FadR/GntR family transcriptional regulator codes for MSLTDKAIEQIRELIRTGALPPGSKLPPEPDLAAQLGLSRNLAREAVKALAVARVLEVRRGDGTYVTSLQPSLLLEGLGGAVELLQGDSVALQDLMEVRRLLEPMATALAATRISDEQLAEVKQHLDAMREARDNVERLNAHDAAFHRAVVSATGNETLLTLLEGISGRTLRARIWRGLVDDKAAGRTLAEHEAIFNALSTRDATLSQAAALLHVSNTEQWLREHLRSGEPLPFGTAAGK; via the coding sequence GTGTCTCTGACGGACAAGGCCATCGAGCAGATCCGTGAGCTGATCCGTACGGGTGCCCTTCCTCCGGGCTCGAAGCTCCCACCGGAGCCGGACCTGGCCGCGCAGCTGGGCCTGTCCCGTAACCTCGCCCGCGAGGCGGTCAAGGCACTGGCCGTCGCGCGGGTCCTGGAGGTCCGCCGGGGGGACGGCACGTATGTGACCAGCCTCCAGCCGAGCCTGCTCCTGGAGGGGCTCGGCGGTGCGGTGGAACTCCTGCAGGGCGACTCGGTCGCCTTGCAGGACCTCATGGAGGTACGCCGGCTCCTCGAACCCATGGCCACGGCCCTTGCCGCCACCCGGATCTCCGATGAGCAACTGGCCGAGGTGAAGCAGCACCTGGACGCCATGCGCGAGGCCCGCGACAACGTCGAACGGCTCAACGCCCACGACGCCGCCTTCCACCGCGCCGTCGTCTCCGCCACGGGCAACGAGACCCTCCTCACCCTCCTGGAAGGGATCTCCGGCCGCACCCTGCGCGCCCGTATCTGGCGCGGTCTGGTCGACGACAAGGCCGCGGGCCGCACCCTCGCCGAGCACGAGGCCATCTTCAACGCCCTGTCCACCCGTGACGCCACTCTCAGCCAGGCTGCGGCACTGCTGCACGTGAGCAACACCGAGCAGTGGCTGAGGGAGCATCTGCGCTCGGGTGAACCGCTGCCCTTCGGGACGGCCGCGGGAAAGTGA
- a CDS encoding STAS domain-containing protein yields MGGDVCLVTPLGDKTLQMDLSGVTFMDSSGLNVMLELGRRLLAEGARLGFSPVEDVLRLTETYELVATAAVSKAV; encoded by the coding sequence GTGGGTGGTGATGTCTGCCTCGTCACCCCGCTGGGCGACAAAACGTTGCAGATGGATCTGTCCGGGGTGACGTTCATGGACTCCAGTGGCCTGAATGTCATGCTGGAGCTGGGTAGGCGTCTTCTCGCCGAAGGAGCCAGATTGGGGTTCAGCCCCGTTGAGGACGTGCTGCGTCTGACGGAGACCTATGAGCTTGTGGCCACTGCTGCTGTCAGCAAGGCCGTGTGA
- a CDS encoding acyl-CoA desaturase — translation MTTDTTVHPPPSEASGSDFARLSRRIADAGLLRRRPGYYALRTTVVAGLYVGGWAAVALIGDSWWTLAVAGFLAVVFGQVALLAHDAAHRQVFRRRRASEASGRIAGAGVGMSYGWWQDKHTRHHANPNHEELDPDLDPDLLVWSQDQARAAKGFPRLIGRWQALLFFPLLTLEGFNLHVSSVKALAKRSLKHRTLDGALLFAHFVLYLTVLLWLLPPGMAIAFLAVHQALFGVYLGSLFAPNHKGMPILTGEDRPDFLRRQVLTSRNVRGGWFMDIALGGLNHQIEHHVFPSMPSPNLRKARTIVRRHCQELGVDYVETGLIASYRLALASLHQAGAPLRHPRVPA, via the coding sequence GTGACCACAGACACCACGGTCCACCCCCCGCCTTCGGAGGCGTCGGGCAGTGACTTCGCCCGATTGTCGAGAAGGATCGCTGATGCCGGTCTGCTGAGACGCCGTCCCGGCTACTACGCGCTGCGGACCACGGTGGTGGCCGGGCTCTATGTCGGTGGGTGGGCCGCCGTCGCGCTCATCGGTGACAGTTGGTGGACCCTGGCCGTGGCCGGCTTCCTCGCCGTCGTCTTCGGCCAGGTCGCCCTGCTCGCCCATGACGCGGCCCACCGCCAGGTGTTCCGCCGCCGCCGGGCCAGCGAAGCATCCGGGCGGATCGCCGGTGCCGGCGTCGGGATGAGCTACGGGTGGTGGCAGGACAAGCACACCCGCCATCACGCCAACCCCAACCACGAGGAACTCGACCCTGACCTCGATCCCGATCTGCTGGTCTGGTCCCAGGACCAGGCCCGGGCCGCCAAGGGCTTCCCCCGCCTGATCGGCCGCTGGCAGGCGTTGCTGTTCTTCCCGCTCCTCACCCTGGAGGGCTTCAACCTGCACGTGTCGAGCGTGAAGGCGCTGGCCAAGCGCTCACTCAAACACCGAACGCTCGACGGCGCCCTGCTGTTCGCGCACTTCGTGCTCTACCTGACCGTGCTGCTGTGGCTGCTGCCGCCCGGCATGGCGATCGCCTTCCTCGCCGTCCACCAGGCCCTGTTCGGCGTCTACCTGGGCTCCCTCTTCGCGCCCAACCACAAGGGCATGCCGATCCTGACAGGCGAGGACCGTCCGGACTTCCTCCGCCGCCAGGTGCTCACCTCACGCAACGTGCGCGGCGGCTGGTTCATGGATATCGCCCTGGGCGGGCTGAACCACCAGATCGAGCACCACGTGTTCCCCAGCATGCCCAGCCCCAACCTGCGCAAGGCCCGGACCATCGTCCGGCGCCACTGCCAGGAACTGGGTGTGGACTACGTGGAAACCGGGTTGATCGCCTCCTACCGGCTGGCCCTCGCCAGTCTCCACCAGGCCGGAGCACCACTCCGACACCCCCGCGTCCCCGCCTAG
- a CDS encoding integrase core domain-containing protein: protein MESQIGLCKTELIKPRKPWHGLADVELATAEWVDWFNNQRLQSAIGDVPPHEHETNYYAQHHPQPAAGVNA, encoded by the coding sequence ATGGAGTCCCAGATCGGCCTCTGCAAAACGGAGTTGATCAAGCCGCGCAAGCCCTGGCACGGCCTTGCCGACGTCGAACTCGCCACCGCGGAATGGGTGGACTGGTTCAACAACCAGCGCCTCCAATCCGCAATCGGAGACGTCCCGCCCCACGAACACGAGACCAACTACTACGCTCAACACCACCCCCAACCGGCGGCTGGAGTCAACGCATAG
- a CDS encoding nuclear transport factor 2 family protein gives MDATGTTRLSGVHRGRDAVAEFFVGIARYGLSVRPIELFGRGDRVVAVVAVELAGQRANEVDRFTLQDGLIVVVEHTGDTEMLSSVVTGEAAS, from the coding sequence ATGGACGCAACCGGGACGACGAGGCTCAGTGGAGTCCACCGCGGCCGGGATGCAGTCGCGGAGTTCTTCGTCGGCATCGCGCGGTACGGCTTGTCCGTCCGGCCAATCGAGCTCTTCGGTCGGGGCGACCGCGTCGTTGCCGTGGTCGCCGTCGAGTTGGCCGGCCAGCGGGCGAACGAAGTGGACCGATTCACCCTTCAGGACGGGCTCATCGTGGTCGTCGAGCACACCGGTGACACCGAGATGCTGAGCAGCGTCGTGACTGGAGAGGCGGCATCATGA
- a CDS encoding alpha/beta hydrolase, with protein sequence MSRQQRDALDAMLRSAPRSETPPTPEEQRTGFATAITRPAPEGVATRKTVLGGRPALELEPAQASGQGRLLYLHGGGYVIGSPDTHAGLVGELARRAGLRTVSVDYRLAPEHPFPAAVDDGLAAYRELLATGTDPRDLVVAGDSAGGGLSIATLLAAREAGLPQPAAVAVFSPWVDLTLAGESIRSKEGADPIFIEADLRAYADLYVGAGDRAHPLASPVFADLTGLPPLLVQVGANEVLLDDAVRLAGRAGADDVEVTLEIGPGLPHVFQHHYGRLDEADSALERAARFLTAHLSAERPDTDRIEPAH encoded by the coding sequence ATGTCCCGACAGCAGCGCGACGCCCTGGACGCCATGCTCCGTTCCGCCCCTCGCAGCGAGACGCCGCCCACGCCCGAGGAGCAGCGCACCGGTTTCGCCACAGCCATCACCCGCCCCGCGCCGGAGGGCGTCGCCACGCGCAAGACCGTCCTGGGCGGGCGGCCTGCCCTCGAGCTGGAGCCGGCCCAAGCCTCCGGCCAGGGCCGGCTGCTCTACCTCCATGGTGGCGGCTACGTCATCGGCTCACCGGACACCCATGCAGGCCTGGTCGGTGAACTGGCCCGCCGCGCCGGGCTGCGAACAGTGTCGGTGGATTACCGGCTGGCTCCCGAGCACCCTTTCCCGGCGGCCGTCGACGATGGGCTCGCGGCGTACCGCGAGCTGCTGGCGACCGGCACCGACCCACGAGACCTCGTCGTGGCCGGTGACTCCGCCGGGGGCGGCTTGAGCATCGCCACGCTCCTCGCGGCTCGGGAGGCCGGGCTGCCCCAACCAGCCGCCGTGGCCGTCTTCTCCCCCTGGGTCGACCTCACCCTCGCCGGAGAAAGCATCCGTTCCAAGGAGGGCGCCGACCCCATCTTCATAGAAGCCGACCTGCGCGCCTACGCCGATCTCTACGTCGGCGCAGGCGACCGGGCGCACCCCCTGGCCAGCCCGGTGTTCGCCGACCTCACCGGACTACCCCCGCTACTCGTGCAGGTCGGGGCGAACGAGGTACTGCTCGACGACGCCGTCCGACTGGCCGGTCGCGCGGGCGCCGACGACGTCGAGGTCACACTCGAAATCGGGCCCGGACTCCCCCACGTCTTCCAGCACCACTACGGCCGCCTCGACGAGGCAGACTCCGCACTCGAGCGCGCCGCCCGCTTCCTTACCGCCCATCTGAGCGCGGAGCGCCCGGACACCGACCGCATCGAACCGGCCCACTGA
- a CDS encoding GNAT family N-acetyltransferase has translation MTEIRTPRLLLRRWHYDDLAPMADINADPRVMRWIDDGSVRDLDDTAEAIERWEEEWDDAGFGLFAVELLASGELIGFTGLSVPEFLPEVMPAVAISWRLGSQFWGQGYASEAAHATLEFALQDRGLDRVISINRLGDNSSENVIRKLGMVPERETAHPVCGYPLRIHAIDLTEFQA, from the coding sequence ATGACCGAGATCCGCACACCCCGTCTTCTCCTGCGTAGGTGGCACTACGACGACCTCGCACCGATGGCGGACATCAACGCGGACCCACGGGTTATGCGCTGGATCGACGACGGCTCGGTGCGCGACCTGGACGACACAGCCGAGGCCATCGAGCGATGGGAGGAGGAGTGGGACGATGCGGGTTTCGGACTCTTCGCCGTCGAACTGCTGGCCTCGGGCGAACTGATCGGCTTCACGGGGCTGTCCGTGCCCGAGTTCCTGCCGGAGGTGATGCCCGCCGTGGCGATCAGCTGGCGGCTCGGCTCACAGTTCTGGGGCCAGGGATACGCATCCGAAGCCGCGCACGCCACACTGGAGTTCGCACTCCAGGACCGCGGCCTGGACCGCGTCATCAGCATCAACCGGCTGGGGGACAACTCCTCCGAGAACGTCATCCGCAAGCTCGGCATGGTGCCCGAGCGGGAGACGGCACACCCGGTGTGCGGCTACCCACTGCGCATTCACGCCATCGATCTCACCGAGTTCCAGGCGTGA
- a CDS encoding MarR family winged helix-turn-helix transcriptional regulator → MSHVTPVFFDLVRVETRLYNAVSSRLRAEQGLGLGQFEMLEIIDRVPGCRVLDIVNELAITVGAVSKAVDRLAATGWCLRVAHPQDRRSSVLRLTPEGEKQLAASRPIVERELLSLTAAIPADDLARIASTLAALRATLEAGADGQPG, encoded by the coding sequence GTGAGCCACGTCACCCCGGTCTTCTTCGACCTCGTCCGCGTCGAGACCCGTCTCTACAACGCGGTCAGCAGCCGGCTGCGTGCCGAACAAGGTCTGGGGCTGGGCCAGTTCGAGATGCTGGAAATCATCGACCGTGTGCCGGGGTGCCGCGTGCTCGACATCGTCAACGAATTGGCGATCACCGTGGGAGCGGTCAGCAAGGCGGTCGACCGGCTGGCGGCCACGGGCTGGTGCCTGCGGGTCGCACATCCTCAGGACCGCCGCTCGTCCGTCCTCCGCCTCACACCCGAGGGCGAGAAGCAGTTGGCCGCTTCCCGCCCCATCGTCGAAAGGGAACTCCTCTCGCTGACCGCGGCGATTCCCGCTGACGACCTGGCCCGCATCGCCTCAACCCTGGCCGCCCTTCGCGCAACCCTCGAAGCGGGCGCCGATGGCCAGCCGGGCTGA
- a CDS encoding aldo/keto reductase yields the protein MHQRKIPNTSVALTALGFGASVIGNLYRVTSVDESTAAIDAAWDAGIRYFDTAPHYGLGLSERRLGAARRDRPRAEYVISSKAGRLLVPNEEPRGVDTEGFVVRDDLRRQWDFSRDGVLRSLEDTLQRTGLDRLDIVYLHDPDDHWQQAADEAMPALAELRDQGVIGAIGAGMNQSAMLARFLRETAADVVMLAGRYTLLDQSALDDVLPAARDLGKSVVAVGVFNSGLLSRDRPAEGMKYDYQDAPTDLVRRAQAIAEVCAAHGTSLPAAAIAFPYTHPSIINVTLGMRTAQQVGRNVELHDQHVPDGLWDDLRAQGLIRSDVLAGHGGGRDVRCL from the coding sequence CTGCACCAGCGGAAGATCCCGAACACGTCCGTCGCACTCACTGCGCTCGGCTTCGGGGCCTCAGTGATCGGCAACCTCTACCGCGTCACCTCGGTCGACGAGTCGACCGCCGCGATCGACGCGGCCTGGGACGCCGGCATCCGTTACTTCGACACCGCACCGCACTACGGCCTCGGTCTCTCCGAGCGCCGTCTGGGCGCCGCCCGGAGGGACCGCCCGCGTGCCGAGTACGTCATCTCCTCGAAGGCGGGACGGCTGCTGGTGCCCAACGAGGAGCCACGCGGCGTCGACACCGAGGGGTTCGTCGTACGGGACGACCTGCGCCGGCAGTGGGACTTCAGCCGCGACGGCGTGCTGCGCTCCCTCGAGGACACGCTGCAGCGCACCGGCCTGGACCGCCTCGACATCGTCTATCTCCACGACCCCGACGACCACTGGCAACAGGCCGCCGACGAGGCCATGCCCGCCCTGGCCGAACTGCGCGACCAGGGCGTGATCGGGGCGATCGGCGCCGGCATGAACCAGTCCGCCATGCTCGCCCGCTTCCTGCGCGAGACCGCCGCCGACGTGGTGATGCTCGCCGGGCGCTACACACTCCTCGACCAGTCCGCCCTTGACGACGTCCTGCCCGCCGCCCGTGACCTCGGCAAGAGCGTCGTCGCGGTCGGCGTCTTCAACTCCGGCCTACTCTCCCGCGACCGGCCCGCAGAGGGCATGAAGTACGACTACCAGGACGCCCCGACCGACCTGGTGCGACGCGCCCAGGCCATCGCCGAGGTCTGCGCGGCGCACGGGACCAGCCTGCCCGCCGCCGCGATCGCCTTCCCGTACACCCATCCCAGTATCATCAACGTCACCCTCGGCATGCGGACTGCGCAACAGGTCGGACGAAACGTGGAACTCCATGATCAGCACGTCCCGGACGGCCTCTGGGACGATCTGCGCGCGCAGGGGCTGATCCGGTCGGACGTGCTCGCGGGGCACGGTGGAGGGAGGGATGTGCGGTGTCTCTGA
- a CDS encoding STAS domain-containing protein, translating into MTAEPSVQAHALGTSLTVQVGGEMDWQTAPFLRERLLGEITADQRRVMLDLSTVSFCDSAGLNVLLWAWRRANQAGSVLVLACVPPKIHRMLDMTGVDTILRMYDTVGEAENALVADGGA; encoded by the coding sequence ATGACCGCGGAACCTTCAGTTCAAGCACACGCATTGGGAACGTCGCTGACTGTGCAGGTCGGCGGGGAGATGGACTGGCAGACCGCTCCGTTCCTCCGTGAGCGTCTTCTGGGCGAGATCACCGCAGATCAGCGACGCGTGATGCTGGATCTGTCCACGGTGTCGTTCTGTGATTCGGCCGGGCTGAATGTGCTGCTGTGGGCCTGGCGCCGGGCGAATCAGGCCGGTTCCGTGCTGGTGCTGGCCTGCGTGCCGCCGAAGATTCACCGGATGCTGGATATGACCGGCGTAGACACCATCCTGCGGATGTACGACACCGTCGGCGAGGCGGAGAACGCTCTGGTGGCCGACGGCGGGGCCTGA
- a CDS encoding SUKH-4 family immunity protein: MSNDLDGVLADPARLLSVDRAVVRAHLDGSDRARSVGGEVFLQAEAIFGGGEVTSDEFASWLHFAAKATGQHNYADRVAAAAPGMPWRTTWAWWRPANWFPAHPSLNGDYFQVRRCLDGQRELIEVTDQRGPIWLEAATGRRVTVMDEMALTGVPAAAGPGTADALCDLDLSLPEEWGGAEAFATDGGRTRHLIESVHGIAVVETDRDTLRDWPRDAGLDSTSAEEPPPGPAPAVRRSTGPLTAARIDDAFGKQHVVRIPEGELPEGLAHEGVRRFLRDVGLPSWWACHSAQYETRPVDAMRPPVPEDLAGTGLPDGMATEDLIAFGDTEYGELYLHRHDGTVHIRSRLTGPHDTLVPLAPDLDVFTRVLEAIDRYRNACWHPYPAEGGQEDVSQLFLAELAELAPDLPDQDTPTGTVWSWLYAGITELGVDGY, encoded by the coding sequence ATGAGCAATGATCTTGACGGAGTTCTGGCCGATCCCGCACGGCTGTTGAGCGTTGACCGTGCGGTGGTGCGCGCTCACCTCGACGGCAGTGACCGGGCGCGTAGCGTCGGTGGCGAGGTCTTCCTGCAGGCCGAGGCGATCTTCGGGGGTGGGGAGGTGACATCCGACGAGTTCGCCTCCTGGCTGCACTTCGCGGCGAAGGCGACCGGTCAGCACAACTACGCCGACCGCGTCGCGGCGGCCGCTCCCGGCATGCCGTGGCGGACGACGTGGGCGTGGTGGCGGCCGGCGAACTGGTTCCCGGCCCACCCGAGCCTGAACGGCGACTACTTCCAGGTGCGCCGGTGCCTGGACGGGCAACGCGAGCTCATCGAGGTCACCGACCAGCGCGGCCCGATCTGGCTCGAGGCCGCAACCGGCCGCCGTGTGACGGTCATGGACGAGATGGCGCTGACCGGCGTGCCTGCCGCCGCCGGGCCCGGCACGGCAGACGCGTTGTGCGACCTCGATCTGTCTCTGCCGGAGGAGTGGGGGGGTGCGGAGGCCTTCGCCACCGACGGCGGACGGACCCGTCACCTCATCGAGAGCGTGCACGGCATAGCGGTCGTCGAAACGGATCGCGACACGCTGCGGGACTGGCCACGCGACGCGGGCCTCGATTCCACGTCGGCGGAGGAACCGCCGCCGGGACCGGCCCCCGCCGTGCGGCGGTCGACGGGCCCGCTGACCGCGGCACGGATCGACGACGCCTTCGGTAAGCAGCACGTGGTGCGCATCCCCGAGGGCGAGCTGCCCGAGGGCCTCGCCCACGAGGGCGTCAGACGGTTTCTACGGGACGTCGGCCTGCCCTCCTGGTGGGCCTGCCACAGTGCCCAGTACGAGACCCGCCCGGTCGACGCCATGCGTCCCCCGGTTCCCGAAGACCTGGCCGGCACGGGCCTGCCCGACGGGATGGCCACGGAGGACCTGATCGCCTTCGGTGACACCGAGTACGGCGAGCTGTACCTCCACCGACACGACGGCACGGTGCACATCCGAAGCCGCCTGACCGGTCCGCACGACACGCTGGTGCCGCTCGCACCGGACCTCGACGTCTTCACCCGCGTCCTGGAGGCCATCGACCGCTACCGCAACGCCTGCTGGCACCCGTACCCGGCAGAGGGCGGCCAGGAGGACGTCAGTCAACTGTTCCTGGCGGAACTGGCGGAGCTGGCGCCGGACCTGCCCGACCAGGACACCCCGACGGGCACCGTGTGGAGCTGGCTGTATGCCGGCATCACAGAACTGGGGGTGGACGGCTACTGA